The following coding sequences are from one Candidatus Acidiferrales bacterium window:
- a CDS encoding ABC transporter permease, with amino-acid sequence MTTLIQDIKYALRVMKKSPAFAVIAIFTLSLGIGANTAIFSVVNSFLLRPLPVKDPAQITVLARQQKNEIMSQFLSYPEYQDLRQQGASTFSDMLVYRVGLDGLSVNGHADHVLTSFVTGNFFTVLGVKPFLGRLILPSEGQTVGADAVIVLGYDYWRTRFGSDRNVVGESVSVDGHAFTVVGVAPESFHGLNSIADMQAYLPISMSTIEGDLKTDFMTDRNAKEFLVDGRLKAGVSVAQAQTAINVIARRLAEEHPQDEKDLKLSVFPELLARPAPLPNNPIIAVSALFLALAAMVLLLACFNVANLLLVRATVRHREMAIRAALGGTRWRLIRQLLTESLILALLGGGAGIVMGMWGSAMISSINFHMDLPILLNFGFDWRVFTFAFAAAALTGVIVGIVPAVRAARSDLNEVLHEGGRSVAGAHQKLRSVLVVAEIAGSLMLLIVAGLFTRSLQEEQKMNLGFEPHGVLNLTMDPNEVGYSEAQGKQFYKQLLDRTRALPGVESASLAFSVPMGATYTSMTINVPGYTPPAGQPAPAVSNNIVSPEYFATMRMPLVRGRAFADSDDEKAERVAIVNEAMAKRFWPHEDAIGMTFSTTDKPPKTYHIVGLVKDARYASLFEHDEPYIYVPLAQNYDSFQTLQIRTASGMGSMAAEAQKEIQSLAPALPVFDVQTMDDALGSGQGFLIFRLGAALAAALGLLGLALVLVGVYGVVSYAASQRTHEIGIRMALGAQPAAIRKLIFRQGIILVICGLGVGLLGSLAASRVVGNFLVGVSAVDPAIWGGVAALLAAVTLTACYLPARRAMRVDPMVALRHE; translated from the coding sequence ATGACGACTCTGATTCAGGACATCAAATACGCGCTGCGCGTGATGAAGAAATCGCCGGCGTTTGCGGTCATCGCCATTTTCACGCTGTCCCTGGGCATCGGCGCAAACACGGCGATTTTCAGCGTTGTGAATAGCTTTTTGCTCCGGCCGCTGCCGGTGAAAGACCCCGCGCAAATCACAGTTCTCGCGCGCCAGCAGAAGAATGAAATCATGTCGCAGTTTCTCTCCTATCCGGAATACCAGGACCTGCGCCAGCAGGGCGCCAGCACATTTTCGGACATGCTGGTGTATCGAGTCGGGCTTGATGGATTGAGCGTCAACGGCCATGCGGACCATGTGCTGACGAGTTTTGTGACCGGGAATTTTTTCACCGTGCTCGGCGTAAAGCCCTTTCTCGGCCGGCTCATTTTGCCTTCGGAGGGACAAACGGTTGGCGCCGACGCGGTGATTGTTCTTGGGTACGACTACTGGAGAACCCGCTTCGGGAGCGACCGGAATGTAGTGGGAGAAAGCGTGTCGGTGGATGGCCATGCGTTCACGGTGGTGGGAGTCGCGCCGGAATCGTTTCATGGACTGAATTCCATCGCGGACATGCAGGCATATTTGCCCATCAGCATGTCCACGATTGAGGGCGATCTCAAAACCGATTTCATGACGGATCGAAACGCGAAGGAGTTCCTCGTAGATGGGCGGCTGAAGGCGGGCGTGAGCGTGGCGCAGGCGCAAACAGCGATAAACGTCATTGCGCGGCGGCTTGCGGAGGAACATCCGCAGGACGAGAAGGATTTGAAGCTGAGCGTGTTCCCGGAATTGCTCGCGAGGCCCGCGCCGCTGCCGAACAATCCCATCATTGCTGTTTCGGCGCTCTTTCTGGCGCTGGCGGCGATGGTGCTGCTGCTGGCGTGCTTCAACGTGGCGAATCTGCTGCTCGTGCGCGCCACGGTGCGGCACCGCGAAATGGCCATTCGCGCGGCGCTCGGCGGGACGCGCTGGCGGTTGATCCGCCAACTGCTGACGGAAAGCCTGATCTTGGCGCTTCTCGGCGGCGGCGCGGGAATCGTGATGGGCATGTGGGGCAGCGCGATGATCAGCTCGATCAATTTTCACATGGACCTGCCAATTCTGCTGAATTTCGGATTCGACTGGCGCGTCTTCACGTTTGCCTTTGCCGCGGCGGCGTTGACGGGCGTCATCGTCGGCATCGTGCCGGCGGTGCGCGCGGCGCGCAGCGATTTGAATGAAGTGCTGCATGAAGGCGGGCGCAGCGTCGCGGGCGCGCACCAGAAATTGCGCAGCGTGCTCGTGGTGGCGGAGATTGCGGGCTCGCTGATGCTGCTGATTGTCGCCGGGCTTTTCACGCGCAGCTTGCAGGAAGAGCAAAAGATGAACCTGGGATTCGAGCCGCACGGCGTCCTGAACCTGACCATGGACCCGAATGAAGTCGGATACAGCGAAGCGCAAGGGAAGCAGTTCTATAAGCAGCTTCTCGACCGCACGCGCGCGCTGCCGGGAGTCGAATCGGCGAGCCTGGCGTTTTCCGTGCCGATGGGCGCGACGTACACATCAATGACGATCAACGTGCCCGGTTACACGCCGCCTGCGGGCCAGCCAGCGCCGGCGGTGAGCAACAACATCGTTTCGCCGGAATACTTCGCCACCATGCGCATGCCTTTGGTGCGCGGGCGAGCGTTTGCAGACTCGGATGATGAAAAGGCGGAGCGCGTGGCCATTGTGAACGAGGCCATGGCCAAGCGTTTCTGGCCGCATGAGGACGCCATCGGCATGACGTTCTCCACGACCGATAAGCCGCCGAAGACATACCACATCGTTGGACTCGTCAAAGACGCACGCTATGCATCGCTCTTTGAACACGATGAGCCCTACATATACGTTCCGCTGGCTCAGAATTACGATTCCTTTCAAACGCTGCAAATCCGCACGGCCAGTGGAATGGGGAGCATGGCCGCGGAAGCGCAGAAGGAAATTCAAAGCCTTGCGCCCGCGCTGCCGGTCTTCGACGTGCAAACCATGGACGATGCGCTGGGGTCCGGGCAGGGATTTCTGATTTTCCGTTTGGGAGCGGCGCTGGCCGCGGCACTTGGGCTGCTCGGCCTCGCGCTGGTGCTTGTGGGAGTCTACGGCGTGGTGTCGTACGCAGCGAGCCAGCGCACGCATGAGATCGGAATCCGCATGGCGCTGGGAGCGCAGCCGGCAGCAATTCGCAAACTGATTTTCCGGCAGGGAATTATTTTGGTCATTTGCGGCCTGGGAGTGGGCCTGCTTGGCTCGCTGGCTGCGTCGCGCGTGGTAGGGAATTTTCTGGTGGGAGTGAGCGCAGTGGATCCCGCGATTTGGGGAGGCGTAGCCGCATTGCTGGCAGCGGTGACCCTCACGGCGTGCTACTTGCCGGCGCGGAGGGCGATGAGGGTGGATCCGATGGTGGCGCTGCGGCACGAGTAG
- a CDS encoding ABC transporter permease encodes MNMLLQDIRYAMRMLAKSPGFTTIAVLTLALGIGANTAIFSVINSVLLEPLPFKNPAQLVALRETENAPGNFPLDGPDYLDWQAQSKSFASMSLFGYPQGLSASGEGTPESATVCATQANFFATLGVSPLMGRTFAAGEDAAGKNNVAILSYGFWQRHFGGQLAAVGKTINLNDQPYTVIGVMPQWFNYPAATDIWTPTDMNSQLMHRRGSHWASAIARIKPDVSIEQARAELLAVSTRISKQYRTADDIEHSIVLPLKERLVGNSRSELLILLGAVALVLLVACANVANLLLARSTSRQREMAVRAAMGASRWRLAQQMLTESVLLSLFGAVVGLLGASWGVAFLQSAETLPIPRVNPVQLDVTVLLFTIGVSLLVGILFGLAPALQNSGLNLSEELKSSANAVVSATSSGRALRNTLIVAEIAVSLALLVGAGLLLRSFAKMRSANIGVNPKNVLTFRLNLPDAKYSTPDARATFCKELMTRVQQIPGVKEAAISNEIALQGQDNGYIKAAGNTNPALAQTLVEHNWVTPDYFSVFRIPLREGRTFTEQDEQNGAEVAAKVDALYKNVKDTTKVQVPPDLSFRVVINETMAQTFWPGQDPIGKWYTDPEGGVPSIVIGVVGDEKQGAISEKASPEAYSPLAEDLQFPHFGGFVSLKTAVAPASVLGSVRRQVNELDGSLAIFHIRTMNELIAENMQSNTLQTFLLGCFAALALLLAAVGLYGVMSYLVTQRAHEIGIRMALGAQQRDVLRMVMGHGAKLIAAGVALGAIAALGLTQLIAATLFGVSAADPATYAAVAVLLTFVAMLACYIPARRAMRVDPMVALRYE; translated from the coding sequence ATGAACATGCTACTGCAAGATATTCGTTACGCGATGCGCATGCTGGCGAAATCGCCGGGATTCACGACGATTGCCGTGCTGACGCTGGCGCTGGGCATCGGCGCGAACACGGCGATTTTTTCGGTGATCAATTCCGTGCTGCTCGAGCCGCTGCCATTCAAGAATCCGGCGCAGCTCGTAGCGCTGCGCGAAACGGAAAACGCACCCGGCAACTTTCCGCTCGACGGGCCGGATTATCTCGACTGGCAGGCGCAGAGCAAGAGCTTCGCTTCGATGAGTCTCTTCGGTTATCCGCAGGGTTTGAGCGCCAGCGGGGAAGGCACGCCGGAATCGGCGACAGTGTGTGCGACGCAGGCTAATTTCTTTGCGACTCTCGGCGTTTCGCCGCTGATGGGACGAACTTTTGCCGCGGGCGAAGATGCGGCGGGTAAAAACAATGTCGCCATTTTGAGCTATGGCTTCTGGCAGCGGCACTTCGGCGGGCAGCTCGCGGCGGTAGGCAAGACGATCAATCTGAACGATCAGCCCTATACGGTGATTGGCGTGATGCCACAGTGGTTCAATTATCCCGCGGCGACGGACATTTGGACGCCGACGGACATGAACTCACAACTGATGCACAGACGCGGCTCACACTGGGCCAGCGCCATTGCACGAATCAAACCGGACGTAAGCATTGAGCAGGCTCGCGCCGAATTGCTGGCCGTTTCCACGCGCATCAGCAAGCAATACAGAACTGCCGACGACATCGAGCATTCGATCGTCTTGCCGCTGAAGGAGCGGCTGGTCGGCAACTCGCGCAGCGAATTGCTGATCCTGCTTGGCGCCGTGGCCCTGGTGCTGCTTGTGGCGTGCGCAAACGTGGCAAATCTTTTACTGGCGCGTTCGACGAGCCGGCAGCGAGAAATGGCTGTGCGTGCGGCGATGGGCGCGAGCCGCTGGCGTCTGGCGCAACAAATGCTGACCGAGAGTGTGCTGCTCTCTCTGTTTGGAGCCGTGGTCGGTCTTCTTGGCGCGTCGTGGGGCGTCGCGTTTTTGCAATCGGCGGAGACGCTGCCGATCCCGCGCGTCAATCCAGTACAGTTGGACGTGACTGTGCTGCTCTTCACGATTGGCGTGAGCCTGCTCGTGGGGATTTTGTTCGGCCTGGCGCCGGCGCTGCAGAATTCCGGCTTGAATTTGAGCGAGGAGCTGAAATCCAGCGCCAACGCCGTGGTCAGCGCCACGAGCAGCGGGCGAGCGTTGCGCAATACGCTGATCGTCGCGGAGATTGCCGTGTCGCTGGCGCTGCTGGTTGGCGCGGGACTCCTGCTGCGCAGCTTCGCGAAGATGCGCTCGGCAAATATCGGCGTGAATCCCAAAAATGTGCTGACCTTCCGCCTGAATTTGCCGGACGCCAAATACAGCACGCCCGATGCGCGCGCGACATTTTGCAAGGAGCTGATGACGCGCGTTCAGCAGATTCCCGGCGTGAAGGAAGCGGCGATCTCCAATGAAATCGCGCTGCAAGGCCAGGATAACGGATACATTAAGGCCGCTGGAAATACGAATCCGGCGCTGGCGCAGACGTTGGTCGAACACAACTGGGTCACGCCGGATTATTTCAGTGTGTTCCGGATTCCGCTCCGCGAAGGCCGCACCTTCACGGAGCAGGACGAACAGAACGGAGCCGAGGTTGCGGCGAAGGTTGATGCGCTTTACAAAAACGTAAAAGACACGACCAAGGTGCAAGTCCCGCCGGATTTAAGCTTCCGCGTGGTAATCAACGAAACGATGGCCCAAACATTCTGGCCAGGACAGGATCCCATCGGGAAATGGTATACGGATCCTGAGGGCGGAGTGCCATCCATCGTGATTGGCGTCGTGGGCGATGAAAAGCAGGGGGCAATCAGCGAGAAGGCTTCGCCAGAGGCATACAGCCCTCTCGCGGAAGATCTCCAATTTCCGCATTTTGGCGGCTTCGTGTCGCTGAAGACAGCGGTTGCGCCGGCGAGCGTGCTCGGTTCGGTGCGGCGGCAAGTGAATGAACTGGACGGCTCGCTAGCGATCTTTCACATTCGCACCATGAATGAACTCATCGCGGAAAATATGCAGAGTAATACGCTGCAAACGTTTTTGCTGGGTTGTTTTGCGGCGCTGGCGCTGCTGCTCGCGGCGGTGGGATTGTACGGCGTGATGTCTTATCTGGTGACTCAGCGGGCGCATGAAATCGGCATTCGCATGGCGCTGGGCGCGCAGCAGCGCGACGTGTTGAGGATGGTGATGGGGCACGGCGCGAAGCTGATTGCGGCGGGCGTCGCGCTGGGCGCAATCGCGGCGCTCGGGCTGACGCAATTGATTGCCGCGACGCTTTTTGGCGTGTCGGCTGCGGATCCAGCGACGTACGCGGCGGTGGCTGTTCTGCTGACGTTTGTGGCGATGCTGGCGTGCTATATACCGGCGCGGCGCGCGATGCGGGTCGATCCCATGGTGGCGCTGCGTTATGAGTGA
- a CDS encoding ABC transporter permease — MNTLLQDIRYAVRILTKSRGFAAIAILTLALGIGANTALFSVVNGVLLNPLPYPHPDQIVTVDSTAPDFGEGSISYPDLSDWIHDNHSFSSLAGYKSFQSLNWTRQSDAERVSATQVAYNFFSTLGVAPALGRDFTPAEDQAGAAPVVILSAPFWKSKFASSRDVIGKTMNLDSTDYTIVGVLPSNFYFCCRNINFSPGDVYVPLSAVKNPLFANRKIHPGIYAVGRIKDGVTLTQARSDMAGVASSLAATYPDADKDRGIGVTPVKQKMVQDIQPFLLVLLAAVGFVLLIACVNVANLLLARSTGRAREFAIRAALGANQGRIVRQLLTESMLIALCGGALGLLLAAWGTSAGLSILPSTLPRANDVRIDPRVLLFTLAVSLLAGILFGLAPALKTSRPDLHETLKEGGRGGSGARYRTQGIFVVVEMALAVVLLVGAGLTIRTLEGLWSVNPGFDPHNVLSFDVGFPSTLAGASAAELRAGLLQVTDKIAAIPGVEAVSLMNGAVPMSAENDLPFWVDGTPKPVNENSMPDALWYSVGPDYLKVMKIPLLRGRFIGPQDTGNSPGVCVIDENLARKYFGNQDPIGKRLDFDLVYKQLEIVGVVAHAKQFGLDENAGAPVQAQMYTSTLQLPDQLMQAFFTSSGFLVRTAGAPEGFTGAVRSAVHDFNSKAVFYQPDTMDNIISRSLASRRFAMILLAVFAALALVLSSIGIYGVISYIVGQRTHEIGIRVALGAQRGDVLKIVMGQAALLAVIGVAFGLAASAALTRLMARILYGVSATDPLTFAAVAVVLTFVALAACYIPARRAMNVDPMIALRYE, encoded by the coding sequence ATGAACACTTTGCTTCAAGACATTCGTTACGCGGTGCGGATTTTGACGAAATCGCGCGGATTCGCGGCGATTGCGATTCTGACGCTGGCGCTGGGGATTGGCGCGAACACCGCGCTCTTCAGCGTGGTGAATGGCGTGCTGCTGAATCCGCTGCCGTATCCGCATCCCGACCAGATTGTCACGGTCGATAGCACCGCTCCCGACTTTGGCGAGGGCTCCATTTCCTATCCTGACTTGTCCGACTGGATCCACGACAATCACTCTTTCTCTTCGCTCGCCGGCTACAAGTCTTTTCAGAGCTTGAACTGGACGCGGCAGAGCGACGCGGAGCGCGTCTCGGCCACGCAAGTGGCTTACAACTTTTTTTCAACCCTCGGCGTTGCTCCGGCCCTCGGCCGCGATTTCACTCCAGCGGAAGACCAGGCTGGCGCCGCGCCCGTCGTGATTCTCAGCGCGCCATTCTGGAAATCCAAGTTCGCTTCTTCGCGCGACGTCATCGGCAAAACCATGAATCTCGACAGCACTGACTACACCATCGTCGGCGTCCTCCCCTCGAATTTCTATTTCTGCTGCCGGAATATAAATTTCAGCCCTGGCGACGTATACGTGCCGCTCAGCGCGGTCAAGAATCCGCTCTTCGCCAACCGCAAAATCCATCCCGGAATTTACGCCGTGGGCCGGATTAAGGACGGAGTCACTCTCACGCAAGCGCGCTCGGACATGGCCGGAGTGGCCAGCAGTCTGGCGGCAACGTATCCGGATGCGGACAAAGATCGCGGCATCGGCGTCACGCCCGTGAAGCAGAAAATGGTTCAGGACATACAGCCGTTTCTGCTGGTGCTGCTGGCGGCGGTGGGATTTGTGCTGCTGATTGCGTGCGTGAACGTGGCGAATCTGCTGCTGGCGCGCTCGACGGGGCGCGCGCGGGAGTTTGCGATTCGCGCGGCGCTGGGAGCGAACCAAGGACGCATCGTCCGGCAACTGCTCACGGAGAGCATGCTCATCGCGCTCTGCGGCGGCGCGCTCGGCCTGCTGCTGGCTGCGTGGGGAACCAGCGCCGGCCTTTCGATTCTGCCGAGCACGCTGCCGCGTGCGAATGATGTGCGCATCGATCCGCGCGTGCTTCTGTTTACGCTCGCCGTGTCGCTGCTCGCAGGGATCCTCTTTGGACTTGCGCCCGCGCTGAAGACTTCGCGTCCCGATTTGCACGAAACGCTGAAGGAAGGTGGCCGCGGCGGAAGCGGTGCGCGCTACCGCACGCAGGGAATTTTTGTTGTGGTGGAAATGGCGCTGGCGGTTGTGCTGCTGGTTGGCGCGGGACTGACGATTCGCACGCTGGAGGGCCTCTGGAGCGTCAATCCCGGATTTGATCCGCACAACGTGCTGAGCTTCGACGTCGGCTTTCCTTCTACGCTCGCCGGAGCCAGCGCCGCCGAGCTTCGCGCCGGTCTCCTTCAGGTCACGGACAAAATTGCCGCGATCCCCGGCGTCGAGGCGGTTTCTCTGATGAACGGCGCGGTTCCCATGTCCGCGGAAAACGATTTGCCGTTTTGGGTTGACGGCACACCCAAGCCCGTCAACGAAAACAGCATGCCGGATGCGCTGTGGTACAGCGTCGGCCCGGACTATTTGAAAGTGATGAAAATCCCGCTGCTGCGGGGCCGCTTCATCGGCCCTCAGGACACGGGGAATTCCCCCGGCGTTTGCGTCATCGACGAGAATCTCGCGCGCAAGTATTTCGGCAATCAGGACCCCATCGGCAAGCGGCTGGACTTCGACCTGGTTTACAAGCAACTGGAAATCGTCGGCGTCGTCGCGCACGCCAAGCAATTCGGCCTCGACGAAAACGCAGGCGCGCCCGTTCAAGCGCAGATGTACACCTCGACGCTGCAGCTTCCCGACCAGTTGATGCAGGCATTCTTCACCTCGAGTGGATTCCTGGTGCGCACCGCCGGCGCGCCCGAGGGTTTCACTGGCGCGGTGCGCAGTGCGGTGCATGACTTCAACAGCAAAGCTGTTTTTTACCAGCCTGACACGATGGACAACATCATTTCGCGGTCGCTGGCCTCGCGGCGGTTCGCGATGATTCTGCTCGCCGTGTTTGCCGCGCTGGCGCTGGTGCTCTCGAGCATTGGAATTTACGGCGTGATTTCCTACATCGTCGGCCAGCGAACGCATGAAATCGGAATTCGCGTGGCGCTCGGCGCGCAGCGAGGCGACGTGCTGAAGATCGTGATGGGGCAGGCGGCGTTACTGGCGGTGATCGGCGTGGCCTTTGGCCTTGCGGCGTCTGCGGCGCTGACGCGGCTGATGGCCAGAATCCTTTATGGCGTTAGCGCGACGGACCCGCTCACGTTTGCGGCCGTCGCCGTCGTGCTGACGTTCGTGGCCCTCGCGGCGTGTTACATCCCGGCGCGTCGGGCCATGAATGTGGATCCCATGATTGCGCTGCGGTACGAGTAA
- a CDS encoding ABC transporter permease, producing the protein MSSLLQDIRYAIRTLAKSRGFAAVAVLTLALGIGANTAIFSVVNTTMLAPLPFNDPSTLVNIHAHATFFDFWNLGLSLPDIIDVRSQSKSFSAVVPFQYSNVDLTGRGTPRQLDGATVTSDFFSMLGIKPLYGRAFLPAEMQPGADREAILSGALWRTQFGSDPHIVGTSIMLDGKPYQVVGVMPPLPKIMFSPAMVDIWTPFAPSQEELSQRGNHGIPVMARLKPGVSIAQAQAELDGIAARLAKAYPKEDKEWSFRADSLRQDMTRDSRTPLFILLGAVGFVLLIACANVGNLFLSRGWARRRELAIRSTLGATRARLVRQLIVESLMLALAGGACGLLLAEWSVVALKPLVGVMMFGGDRVTIDTRVLLFTLGVSILAGLLFGLAPAFLSSRNNLTIAMKESAAGAQTGASSSGHNPLRQILVVTEIALALVLVIGATLALRSLSRLLRVNLGFDTRNVLAIELDMPAAKFKTEQDLFSYVRTLTDRFRSNSAVESACATTNGGPLSGSHGEAEFAIEGAAENPSAKLTADWASAAPGYFHTMGIPLLQGREFTEADQLNSARAVIVNESLAQKFFGAQSPIGKRIWMGDEDAKHNRIWNEIVGVAGNARDWNPRAAPRPEIYASFFQSDFSDALKSGFQIDLFLRTKANPAAVISAAQREIWSFDKDQPISSVETMQHRVATSVASPRFQSFLLAAFGALGLLLAMVGIYGVISYSVTQRTHEIGIRMALGAEPRQVLRLVLAQGLRLAAIGVAVGIVASLFLTRLMSSLLFGVSATDAVTFIGVALLLVVVALLACYIPARRAMRVDPMVALRYE; encoded by the coding sequence GTGAGTTCATTGCTGCAGGATATTCGCTACGCCATCCGCACTCTCGCGAAATCGCGCGGCTTTGCTGCCGTCGCCGTGCTCACGCTCGCCCTCGGCATCGGCGCCAATACCGCGATTTTCTCCGTCGTGAATACCACCATGCTCGCGCCGCTGCCGTTCAACGATCCCTCGACACTCGTGAATATCCACGCGCACGCCACATTTTTCGATTTCTGGAATCTCGGTCTTTCGCTTCCGGACATCATCGACGTCCGTTCGCAAAGCAAATCCTTTTCCGCCGTCGTCCCGTTCCAATATTCGAACGTGGATCTCACCGGCCGCGGCACGCCGCGGCAGCTCGACGGCGCGACAGTCACCTCCGACTTTTTCTCCATGCTGGGAATCAAGCCGCTCTATGGCCGCGCGTTTTTGCCGGCCGAAATGCAGCCCGGCGCGGATCGCGAAGCGATTCTGAGCGGCGCGCTCTGGCGCACGCAATTCGGCTCCGATCCGCATATCGTCGGGACAAGCATCATGCTCGACGGCAAACCGTATCAAGTCGTCGGTGTCATGCCGCCGCTTCCGAAAATCATGTTTTCTCCCGCTATGGTCGATATCTGGACGCCTTTCGCACCATCGCAGGAGGAACTGTCGCAGCGCGGGAATCACGGGATTCCGGTGATGGCGCGCTTGAAGCCGGGCGTCTCGATTGCGCAGGCGCAAGCAGAACTGGACGGCATCGCCGCGCGTCTTGCCAAGGCGTATCCCAAAGAAGACAAGGAATGGAGCTTCCGCGCCGATTCTCTGCGCCAGGATATGACGCGCGATTCGCGCACGCCGCTTTTCATTTTGCTCGGCGCGGTCGGCTTCGTCCTGCTGATCGCCTGCGCCAATGTCGGCAACTTGTTTTTGTCGCGCGGCTGGGCGCGGCGGCGCGAGCTGGCCATTCGCTCGACGCTTGGCGCGACGCGCGCGCGGCTCGTGCGCCAGTTGATTGTCGAAAGCCTGATGCTGGCGCTTGCTGGCGGTGCGTGCGGATTGCTGCTCGCGGAGTGGAGTGTCGTCGCGCTCAAGCCGCTCGTCGGCGTGATGATGTTCGGCGGAGACAGAGTCACTATTGACACGCGCGTTCTGCTCTTCACGCTCGGCGTCTCGATTCTCGCCGGGCTGCTCTTCGGCCTTGCGCCTGCATTTCTTTCCTCGCGCAACAATCTGACCATCGCGATGAAAGAGAGCGCCGCCGGCGCGCAAACCGGCGCATCAAGCTCCGGCCACAATCCGCTGCGCCAGATTCTCGTCGTCACGGAAATCGCCCTCGCGCTCGTGCTGGTTATCGGCGCCACGCTCGCTCTGCGCAGCCTCTCTCGTCTGTTGCGCGTGAATCTTGGTTTCGACACGCGAAACGTTCTCGCCATCGAACTGGATATGCCCGCGGCGAAATTCAAGACAGAGCAAGACCTGTTTTCCTATGTGCGCACGCTCACGGACCGATTCCGAAGCAATTCCGCAGTCGAATCGGCTTGCGCAACAACCAACGGCGGCCCGCTTTCCGGCAGCCACGGCGAAGCTGAATTCGCCATCGAAGGAGCTGCGGAAAATCCGAGCGCGAAACTGACCGCGGATTGGGCGAGCGCCGCGCCCGGCTACTTCCACACGATGGGGATTCCACTGTTGCAAGGGCGCGAATTCACGGAAGCCGATCAGCTCAATTCCGCGCGTGCGGTGATTGTGAACGAGTCGTTGGCGCAGAAGTTTTTCGGCGCGCAGAGTCCCATCGGCAAACGCATCTGGATGGGCGACGAGGACGCGAAGCACAATAGAATCTGGAATGAGATTGTCGGCGTGGCGGGCAACGCGCGCGACTGGAATCCGCGCGCCGCGCCCAGGCCTGAAATCTACGCCTCTTTCTTTCAATCCGATTTTTCTGACGCGCTCAAGTCTGGTTTTCAAATCGACTTGTTTCTGCGGACGAAGGCCAATCCCGCCGCCGTCATTTCCGCCGCGCAAAGGGAAATCTGGTCGTTCGACAAAGACCAGCCGATCTCGAGTGTGGAGACGATGCAGCACCGCGTGGCGACTTCTGTCGCGTCGCCGCGCTTCCAAAGTTTCCTTCTGGCTGCATTCGGCGCGCTCGGATTGCTGCTCGCTATGGTGGGAATTTACGGCGTGATTTCGTATTCCGTCACGCAGCGGACGCATGAAATCGGCATTCGTATGGCGCTCGGCGCCGAGCCGCGTCAGGTGCTGCGGCTGGTGCTCGCGCAGGGATTGCGCCTCGCGGCGATCGGCGTCGCGGTCGGCATCGTCGCGTCGCTGTTTTTGACGCGGCTGATGTCGAGCTTGCTCTTTGGCGTCAGCGCAACGGATGCTGTGACGTTCATCGGCGTCGCGCTTCTGCTCGTGGTCGTCGCGCTTTTGGCGTGTTACATTCCGGCGCGGCGGGCGATGCGCGTGGATCCGATGGTGGCGTTGCGCTATGAGTGA